A genomic window from Acinetobacter lwoffii includes:
- a CDS encoding exodeoxyribonuclease V subunit gamma, with protein MAIHVIQSQRIDVLLDSMLRIVNQTARNPFEVLQTRHFIVPSPAVETWLTQKIAEKKGISANTQFHHRIRAFQWTSYQWVLNAPKEVEQVREANIPRIIIKWRVFQALRKCILPEQIPLDVDHPLYSIVKRIYDSADRLEQGTEKQLKKQSMLYWVAEQVSRLFSHYMDYRGYCARNCPPNNCSCPSNWLEAWGQDIALDIEQMIYSPKDENGHEMQVADFVKIQARELEAWQRWLWQHVFQDDYAKILEIERLYWERLENAETRAQALKRLPAQIVVFSLLELPPSQLDFLRRLGQYIDIYIFHFNPSQEYWADSVDPDWKARFDLQREERFIQRFEKTRQRKPNDAEIKDFRIKQLNFNAEDRESRHPLLTRFGKQARDHFSLLSKLSSGEEGLWADVFVDEYQDRLLAKIQSDILYLLEPEQHQYALSPDDDSVQIHVCHSSLRQLEVLKEQLIHWLAQDTHDAPRQPSDILVLTPSLKELEPAIRSVFAPPPREHETGSKRLQKDNLYLPIQIAGVSRLDVSNAWRAVLGRIQWVRRRFSIEDFADWLSLNATQQYYGLDYSQVERMLQLLTDAGFKRGLDQQHLQQSLSAGDEDYRFSFKFALDRLALGLAIPEHTLFQDTLSYAKVLTSDFPLISTLIRIYQDLVQRRDWLTLHETGQRTPVKTWLEYLRTDLNEFRDAGVESLKTVAEIIDKQMRMLTLADYHDQDDPHASQELVALSLPLPYVLEEIQNTLEMQLDQAEPTGQITFSQIGQIRPLPYKLVVMLNLDSGKFPSRNQQVPFDLMRSLKPQLGDRSRLDDEQGAFLDALLLAQENLWLFYNGFDLEDGEARDPSTALQELVQHIALICQSEQPDVEVDPMVDIHGLSVAQHIQQLYHVHPLQPFDPAGFADMQTPRYQDQWFAVAEYIRSAEGKRSSWINAHYPALEQKEIRVLKGDEWIRDMIFPARLFLKSVGVSTIRYADLPSSREPLLLNKLEQYQVRDFLLQQEQEIEPNLMLDRLPVGKTQQATWLGSQQEQQLLQERLLQLGKELTPVTQQSLQFSPELIIHINVPQVPHSSYWLSMQSSSASEKRRAQIWLEYLLWLAYLNDDARSPELERIVIFSNKTLKFSGLSSSKAHEYLQLWLKAWEIGQQQPLVLPAELLMKKEWQWAENEQGKMTIVEMQELLEAWNNSYSPKTAKPLTSNESSVLHQDWQFILQDQDPDLALQNCCHDFAHGLYAPIHQHLEWVK; from the coding sequence ATGGCCATCCATGTTATTCAGAGTCAACGTATTGATGTGCTTTTGGATAGTATGCTGCGTATTGTCAACCAGACTGCCCGGAATCCATTTGAGGTGTTACAAACCCGGCATTTTATTGTGCCATCTCCGGCTGTAGAAACTTGGCTGACCCAGAAAATTGCCGAGAAAAAAGGCATTAGCGCCAATACCCAGTTTCATCACCGGATTCGCGCCTTTCAATGGACCTCTTATCAGTGGGTATTGAATGCTCCCAAAGAAGTAGAGCAGGTCCGTGAAGCCAATATTCCGCGCATTATCATCAAATGGCGCGTGTTTCAGGCGCTGCGAAAATGCATTCTGCCTGAACAGATTCCTTTAGATGTCGATCATCCACTGTATTCCATTGTGAAGCGGATTTATGACAGTGCCGACCGGCTGGAACAGGGCACAGAAAAACAGCTGAAAAAACAGAGCATGCTATACTGGGTGGCGGAGCAGGTGTCACGTTTGTTCAGTCATTATATGGATTATCGCGGTTATTGCGCGCGTAACTGTCCTCCAAACAACTGCAGTTGTCCGAGTAACTGGCTCGAGGCCTGGGGACAGGATATTGCGCTTGATATCGAACAGATGATCTATAGCCCCAAAGATGAAAATGGCCATGAGATGCAGGTGGCGGATTTTGTCAAGATTCAGGCGCGTGAACTGGAAGCCTGGCAACGCTGGTTGTGGCAGCATGTATTTCAGGATGATTATGCCAAAATCCTGGAGATTGAACGCCTGTATTGGGAGCGGCTGGAGAATGCAGAAACCCGCGCTCAGGCTCTAAAACGACTGCCGGCCCAGATTGTGGTATTTAGCCTGCTGGAACTGCCACCCAGCCAGCTGGATTTTTTACGCCGTTTGGGGCAATACATTGATATCTATATTTTTCACTTCAACCCCTCGCAGGAATACTGGGCCGACAGTGTCGATCCGGACTGGAAAGCCAGATTTGATTTGCAGCGGGAAGAGCGCTTTATTCAGCGTTTTGAAAAAACCCGTCAACGTAAACCGAATGATGCGGAAATAAAAGACTTCAGGATCAAGCAGCTGAACTTTAATGCCGAAGACCGGGAATCGCGGCATCCGCTTCTGACCCGATTCGGCAAGCAGGCACGGGATCATTTTTCTCTACTCTCTAAACTGTCTTCGGGGGAAGAGGGTCTCTGGGCTGATGTCTTTGTCGATGAATATCAGGACAGGCTGCTGGCCAAAATCCAGTCGGATATCCTGTATTTACTCGAGCCTGAACAGCATCAATATGCTTTAAGCCCTGATGATGATTCGGTACAGATTCATGTCTGTCATTCTTCATTACGTCAGCTAGAAGTCCTCAAAGAACAGCTGATTCACTGGCTGGCTCAAGATACTCATGACGCGCCGCGTCAGCCGAGTGATATTCTGGTGTTGACGCCAAGTTTGAAAGAACTGGAACCGGCAATTCGCAGTGTCTTTGCGCCGCCACCACGTGAGCATGAGACTGGCAGCAAACGCCTGCAGAAAGATAACCTGTATTTACCGATCCAGATTGCCGGGGTGTCGCGTCTGGATGTCAGCAACGCCTGGCGCGCGGTACTGGGCCGGATTCAGTGGGTACGGCGCCGTTTCAGTATTGAGGACTTTGCCGACTGGCTTAGCCTGAATGCGACCCAACAGTATTATGGTCTGGACTATAGTCAGGTAGAGCGGATGTTGCAGTTGCTGACAGATGCTGGCTTTAAGCGTGGACTGGACCAGCAGCATTTACAGCAAAGCCTCAGCGCAGGCGATGAGGATTACCGGTTTAGCTTTAAATTCGCGCTGGACCGTCTGGCGTTGGGTCTGGCGATTCCTGAACATACCCTATTTCAGGATACCTTGAGTTATGCCAAGGTTCTGACCAGTGATTTTCCGTTGATATCGACCCTGATCCGGATTTATCAGGATCTGGTACAGCGCCGTGACTGGCTGACTTTACATGAAACCGGACAACGCACGCCAGTCAAAACTTGGCTGGAATATCTGCGCACCGACCTGAACGAGTTCCGTGATGCCGGGGTAGAATCACTCAAAACTGTTGCCGAGATTATCGACAAGCAAATGCGGATGCTGACCTTGGCCGATTATCATGACCAGGATGATCCGCATGCCAGTCAGGAACTGGTGGCACTCAGTCTGCCTCTGCCTTATGTGCTGGAAGAAATTCAGAATACCCTGGAGATGCAGCTGGATCAGGCCGAACCGACCGGACAGATTACTTTTAGCCAGATTGGTCAGATCCGGCCATTGCCTTATAAACTGGTGGTGATGCTGAATCTGGATAGCGGTAAATTTCCGAGCCGTAATCAACAGGTTCCGTTTGACCTGATGCGCAGCCTGAAGCCGCAACTCGGTGACCGTTCCCGTCTGGATGACGAGCAGGGCGCCTTTCTGGATGCCTTGCTGCTGGCACAGGAAAATCTATGGCTGTTCTATAATGGCTTTGATCTGGAGGATGGTGAGGCTCGCGATCCATCCACTGCCTTGCAGGAACTGGTTCAACATATCGCGCTGATCTGCCAGTCTGAACAGCCGGATGTCGAAGTCGATCCGATGGTGGATATTCATGGTCTATCGGTCGCTCAACATATCCAGCAGCTTTATCATGTACATCCCTTGCAGCCTTTTGATCCAGCCGGATTCGCAGATATGCAGACACCACGTTATCAGGATCAGTGGTTTGCAGTGGCAGAATATATCCGCAGCGCCGAAGGCAAACGCAGCAGCTGGATTAATGCACATTATCCGGCATTGGAACAAAAAGAAATCCGGGTACTCAAAGGTGATGAATGGATCCGCGATATGATTTTCCCGGCACGTCTATTCCTGAAAAGTGTCGGGGTTTCCACGATTCGCTATGCCGATTTGCCGAGTTCCCGGGAACCCTTATTATTGAACAAGCTGGAACAGTATCAGGTGCGGGATTTCCTGTTACAACAAGAGCAGGAGATTGAGCCAAACCTGATGCTAGACCGTTTGCCGGTGGGCAAAACCCAGCAAGCCACCTGGCTGGGCAGCCAGCAGGAACAGCAGTTATTGCAAGAACGTTTGCTACAGTTGGGCAAAGAACTGACGCCAGTCACCCAACAATCCCTGCAGTTCAGTCCTGAACTGATCATTCATATAAACGTGCCTCAGGTTCCACACAGCAGCTACTGGCTGAGTATGCAATCCTCTTCGGCCTCGGAAAAACGCCGTGCCCAGATCTGGCTGGAGTATCTGCTGTGGCTGGCTTACTTGAATGACGATGCACGCTCACCAGAACTGGAGCGCATTGTCATTTTCAGTAATAAAACCCTGAAGTTTTCTGGCTTGAGTTCGAGCAAGGCACATGAGTATTTGCAGCTCTGGTTAAAGGCGTGGGAAATTGGTCAACAGCAGCCGCTGGTCTTGCCGGCAGAATTACTGATGAAAAAAGAGTGGCAGTGGGCCGAGAATGAACAGGGTAAAATGACCATTGTGGAAATGCAGGAATTGTTGGAAGCCTGGAACAACAGTTATAGTCCTAAAACAGCTAAGCCATTGACTTCGAATGAATCTAGTGTCTTGCATCAGGATTGGCAATTTATTTTGCAAGATCAGGATCCGGATCTGGCCTTGCAAAACTGCTGTCATGATTTTGCCCATGGCCTGTATGCACCAATTCATCAACATCTGGAATGGGTGAAATAG
- the recD gene encoding exodeoxyribonuclease V subunit alpha — protein sequence MENEQNHVSQQDSSLIAWIDYLCQPPFSTATFDPAAKFLIQQLLEAIQAGDSCIEVDPQQVALLHNLVLDRRQQSTGIAPFICADQHLYLYRYWQLEQAVASHIARIKAQPVAAIDLSERDRNLLSDPQQKLALEMVARQALNIISGGPGTGKTYTLAHMIAVLHEALPNIRIAMAAPTGKAAQRMKEALQKALHSEALQQFELEALKQLQPVTLHRLLGLGTRGQPRFHAKQPLPYDVIVVDEASMLDLNLSQMLLAAVPSHARLILLGDADQLASVDVGTVLADLQQVATLDDNRVNLITTRRFATGAKIGAMAEFIQQNHEPSHVLQKFEQQILAASELQAIDLDQVEIDHLQLQYLLAGAEQTAHNLNQYYDQLMYGYQAYIQAIKTERNSADFEQYVQQVVKTFDDYRILTAIRSGDLGLIKINLQIEQRFLAAQGQLKQGDWYVGRPVMMSYNDYQLGLSNGDIGICFLREQSGQHQFEVYFPSLEKWVLATRLPKSIETAFALTIHKSQGSEFSHTAVVLDQYAKNLLSKELIYTAITRAKKVVSLLVDYDAFTQALCVRTTRKSGLSQKIIEKSSNLIGKNNQIL from the coding sequence GTGGAAAATGAGCAGAATCACGTGTCGCAGCAAGATTCCAGTTTAATAGCCTGGATTGACTATTTGTGTCAGCCGCCGTTTAGTACGGCTACATTTGATCCGGCAGCAAAATTCTTGATTCAGCAACTGCTTGAGGCGATACAGGCAGGGGATAGCTGTATCGAAGTTGATCCTCAGCAGGTTGCCCTATTACATAATCTGGTTCTAGATCGCCGTCAGCAAAGTACAGGAATTGCACCATTTATTTGTGCAGATCAGCATTTATATCTGTACCGCTATTGGCAACTGGAACAGGCAGTAGCCTCACATATTGCTCGGATTAAAGCCCAACCGGTTGCCGCTATTGATTTATCCGAACGTGATCGCAATTTATTGTCAGATCCACAGCAAAAATTGGCACTGGAAATGGTTGCGCGGCAGGCGCTGAATATTATTAGCGGCGGTCCGGGTACCGGTAAAACCTATACCTTGGCGCATATGATTGCGGTCCTGCATGAAGCCTTGCCAAATATCCGGATTGCCATGGCAGCACCTACCGGAAAGGCCGCACAGCGCATGAAAGAAGCACTGCAAAAAGCCTTGCATAGTGAAGCTCTACAACAGTTTGAGCTAGAAGCATTAAAACAGTTACAACCGGTGACCCTGCATCGCTTATTGGGTCTGGGCACTCGCGGACAGCCACGCTTTCATGCCAAACAGCCTTTGCCCTATGATGTGATCGTGGTCGATGAAGCCTCAATGCTGGATTTGAATCTGTCACAGATGTTGCTGGCCGCCGTACCGTCTCATGCACGGCTGATTTTACTCGGTGATGCAGACCAGCTGGCCTCTGTGGATGTCGGAACGGTACTGGCAGATTTACAGCAAGTAGCGACTCTGGACGATAATCGGGTCAATTTAATCACCACACGACGTTTTGCGACTGGGGCCAAGATTGGCGCAATGGCGGAGTTTATCCAGCAGAATCATGAGCCTTCTCACGTCTTGCAGAAATTTGAGCAACAGATTCTAGCAGCCAGTGAGTTACAGGCGATCGATTTGGATCAGGTTGAGATCGACCATTTGCAGCTGCAGTACCTGCTCGCTGGCGCCGAACAGACCGCGCATAACTTGAATCAGTATTATGACCAGCTGATGTATGGTTATCAGGCTTATATACAGGCCATAAAAACAGAACGAAACTCAGCTGATTTTGAGCAGTATGTGCAACAGGTAGTCAAAACTTTTGATGATTACCGGATTTTAACAGCAATCCGTTCTGGTGATTTGGGTCTGATCAAGATCAACCTGCAGATTGAGCAACGCTTTTTAGCAGCCCAAGGGCAGTTGAAACAGGGCGACTGGTATGTCGGACGCCCCGTCATGATGAGTTATAACGACTATCAGTTGGGGCTGTCCAATGGTGATATTGGCATCTGTTTTTTACGTGAGCAATCTGGTCAGCACCAGTTTGAAGTGTATTTTCCGAGTTTAGAAAAATGGGTGTTAGCCACCCGTTTACCTAAAAGTATTGAAACTGCTTTTGCACTGACCATTCACAAATCTCAAGGTTCAGAATTTTCCCATACCGCAGTGGTGCTGGATCAATATGCAAAAAATTTATTGAGCAAAGAGTTGATTTATACTGCAATTACTCGAGCCAAAAAAGTGGTCAGTTTATTGGTAGATTATGATGCTTTTACACAAGCACTTTGTGTCAGAACCACCCGGAAAAGTGGTTTGAGCCAAAAAATCATTGAAAAATCTAGTAATTTAATTGGCAAAAATAATCAAATCTTGTAG
- a CDS encoding UvrD-helicase domain-containing protein — protein sequence MTFLKQQTQTAISTNPIQDMKFRGLHWIEASAGTGKTYTLSSLMVRIFLDQYYPHQVIATTFTRKATAELKNRVRLRVEETLAYIQRHQQLNSVEITAKIQNETDPLFQQVLKDYGSRLDYARRRLRLVLNQLDELFVGTLDSFSQKLLREFAFESGKIERAELTEDQDLYIQQLIHDVLRDWIQQQPQYMVNHLYVQNLLKPVEHYTGLVRDALNFSKQHFRKIEPAECDLNKLEACISQLVNIQEHDLAVMRRYCQESPKYFHKSFLTKLTEICENFMTWSAALKTQGTMSFFDAELQPILLNLCHLRRKKTDFQPTTQVFNKSCPDAEQQLILQHSLIVAIDALCEVKQYLDEQLQQLTTYLEFHIIQSVQTRLPQTLQQQGETTFSQQIRTLAEALQGQQGQRFAQFVQARYPLILVDEFQDTNQDQDDLLAKIWRDANRVQSGCMIMVGDPKQAIYGFRGGDMLTYNKAHADVLHKQGREYTLMQNHRSVKPLVEVVDALFQRQMDFGEQVQYTLIQAGSRPHPDLVDMGRINPQPLRWIQLGESDLEADQVAWKIRALLNQSAQQQLYFQQQEHQQSLSADDIAVLGFGHFALEQVKQRLQRMGIPSYKESKQSVFASPIAQDVAAVLTAIMDPFNEAKVKRALLTRLLGFNLKKLIDLQSQSEGLSRYIADLDIIREMWFEKGFLTAWNYALNLFQVWTNLVASQSLDNERVVVNLRHLTEMLSQQSEYYQGAQKLYHWYLRQLQSPSGKDSEKERKLSGDHGVQLMTIHASKGLEFKVVFLLGADAAFDVNKGNLNFSLSAPEQDNILEQSRVIAVNHKNLHEQAILQNAARNAAENHRLWYVALTRASHRVYAMLQDQNAQSDSGLAFWRGQGDQLFQHALSLVEQPLSQEPPRLVEQSSHHQVDMRAQPLPERQFYPRTKTSFTALSQHQLHGHILQDDLVMASEQPDSAADEIHFTGLEEQPAAVPLDWIRLNFPKGTVAGTFLHSIFEHIDFQDSSYWNLEIRRRFKNTAPQIWQELKEKFEQAFHIRSVLEQAFSLHYQAAVVNLRTLFQATAQADFKAEELRHSMQRVLSSLNYKLLTGIRLHDQSKAYRQQWQQLFHSAQQLDRSGLLEFLGQFQVYFDGLEDDSFIQFFEQEVAQLTRSASTESLNVDSIFQTAFDGLLDEITEDILLNLMHDWVHDILATPIQVDFALAQLEAKQYLSEFPFYLSLTDAPLQIRQIHQLFLEHNMVMSDFNEAKSARYLTGSIDLVYFDGQRYHIADYKSNFLGPDQQHYSAEAIQQNMSQSSYWLQAALYLVALHRYLSANMQGYSIQQQLGGATYLYLRGMNGQAQQGAYHWQPSLEFIEKLDQILGYFEQKKSA from the coding sequence ATGACTTTCTTAAAGCAGCAGACGCAAACAGCCATTTCTACCAATCCGATTCAGGACATGAAGTTTCGGGGCCTACACTGGATTGAAGCCTCGGCAGGCACCGGCAAGACCTATACGCTATCCAGTCTGATGGTGCGGATTTTTCTGGACCAGTATTATCCGCATCAGGTGATTGCGACGACATTTACCCGTAAGGCCACGGCTGAACTGAAAAACCGGGTACGGCTTCGGGTCGAGGAAACGCTGGCTTATATCCAGCGTCATCAGCAGCTCAATTCAGTTGAAATTACAGCAAAAATCCAGAATGAAACCGATCCTTTATTTCAGCAGGTACTGAAAGATTATGGTTCACGACTGGATTATGCCCGTCGCCGTTTACGTCTGGTGTTGAACCAGCTGGATGAACTGTTTGTCGGCACCCTGGACAGCTTTAGCCAGAAACTGTTACGTGAATTTGCCTTTGAAAGTGGCAAGATTGAACGTGCAGAACTGACCGAAGATCAAGATCTGTATATCCAGCAGCTGATTCATGATGTGCTGCGTGACTGGATCCAGCAGCAGCCGCAATATATGGTCAATCATCTGTATGTCCAGAATCTGCTGAAACCGGTGGAGCATTATACCGGGCTGGTGCGTGATGCCCTGAATTTCAGCAAGCAGCATTTTCGGAAGATCGAACCGGCTGAATGTGACCTGAACAAATTGGAAGCCTGCATCAGTCAATTAGTGAATATTCAGGAGCATGATCTTGCCGTCATGCGGCGTTATTGTCAGGAAAGTCCGAAGTATTTTCACAAGAGTTTTTTGACCAAGTTAACCGAAATTTGTGAAAACTTTATGACCTGGAGCGCAGCCCTGAAAACTCAAGGAACAATGAGTTTCTTTGATGCTGAATTGCAGCCGATTTTACTGAATCTGTGCCATTTGCGCCGCAAGAAAACCGATTTCCAGCCGACCACTCAGGTCTTTAACAAAAGCTGTCCGGATGCAGAGCAGCAGCTGATTTTGCAACATAGTCTGATCGTGGCAATTGATGCGCTGTGTGAGGTCAAACAGTATCTGGATGAGCAGCTGCAACAGCTTACGACCTATCTGGAATTTCATATTATTCAAAGTGTGCAGACCCGTTTGCCACAAACCTTGCAGCAGCAGGGTGAAACCACTTTTTCCCAGCAAATTCGTACATTGGCGGAAGCATTGCAAGGCCAGCAGGGACAGCGTTTTGCCCAGTTTGTACAGGCACGTTATCCGCTGATTCTGGTCGATGAATTTCAGGACACCAATCAGGATCAGGATGATTTGCTGGCCAAGATCTGGCGTGATGCCAACCGGGTGCAGTCCGGCTGCATGATTATGGTCGGTGATCCGAAACAGGCAATTTACGGTTTCCGTGGCGGCGATATGCTCACCTATAACAAGGCACATGCCGATGTGCTGCATAAACAGGGCCGCGAATATACCCTGATGCAGAACCATCGGTCAGTCAAACCACTCGTAGAAGTAGTTGATGCGCTGTTCCAGCGGCAAATGGATTTTGGCGAACAGGTGCAGTACACCTTGATTCAGGCCGGTAGTCGCCCGCATCCAGATCTGGTCGATATGGGCAGGATCAACCCGCAGCCTTTACGATGGATTCAGCTAGGTGAATCGGACCTGGAGGCAGACCAGGTGGCCTGGAAAATCCGTGCATTGCTGAATCAGTCTGCCCAGCAGCAACTGTACTTTCAGCAGCAAGAGCATCAGCAAAGCCTGAGCGCAGATGATATTGCCGTGTTGGGATTTGGGCATTTTGCTCTGGAACAGGTGAAGCAGCGTCTGCAGCGTATGGGCATTCCCTCCTATAAAGAATCCAAACAGAGCGTGTTTGCCAGTCCCATCGCTCAGGATGTCGCGGCCGTATTGACGGCGATTATGGATCCTTTCAATGAGGCCAAGGTCAAGCGGGCTTTACTAACCCGTCTGCTGGGCTTCAATCTGAAAAAACTGATTGATTTGCAAAGCCAGAGTGAAGGCCTCAGTCGCTATATTGCGGATCTGGATATAATTCGGGAAATGTGGTTTGAGAAAGGCTTTTTGACCGCCTGGAATTATGCACTGAACCTGTTTCAGGTCTGGACCAATCTGGTGGCCAGTCAAAGTCTGGACAATGAGCGGGTGGTGGTCAATCTGCGCCATCTGACCGAGATGCTGAGCCAGCAGAGTGAATATTATCAGGGGGCGCAAAAACTCTATCACTGGTATTTGCGCCAGCTTCAGTCACCTTCAGGCAAGGACAGCGAAAAAGAACGCAAGCTGTCTGGGGATCATGGGGTGCAGCTGATGACCATTCATGCCTCCAAAGGGCTGGAATTTAAAGTGGTGTTTTTATTGGGAGCAGATGCTGCTTTTGATGTGAATAAAGGCAATCTGAATTTTTCCCTGTCTGCGCCTGAACAGGACAACATCCTGGAACAATCCCGGGTGATTGCAGTCAATCACAAGAATTTGCATGAGCAGGCGATTCTGCAGAATGCAGCGCGTAATGCTGCCGAAAACCACCGGCTCTGGTATGTGGCGCTGACCCGTGCCAGTCACCGGGTATATGCCATGCTGCAGGACCAGAACGCACAGTCCGATTCCGGGCTGGCCTTCTGGCGTGGTCAGGGAGATCAACTGTTTCAACATGCTTTAAGTCTGGTCGAGCAGCCGCTGTCTCAGGAACCACCGCGTCTGGTCGAGCAGTCGAGCCATCATCAGGTCGACATGCGGGCGCAACCTTTGCCAGAGCGGCAGTTTTATCCGCGAACCAAAACCAGTTTTACGGCTTTGTCACAGCATCAGCTACATGGACATATCTTGCAGGATGACCTAGTCATGGCTTCAGAACAGCCCGATAGTGCCGCCGATGAAATTCATTTTACCGGTCTGGAAGAACAGCCAGCAGCCGTGCCCTTAGACTGGATTAGGCTGAATTTTCCTAAAGGTACAGTGGCCGGAACTTTCTTGCACAGCATTTTTGAACATATCGATTTTCAGGACAGCAGTTACTGGAATCTGGAAATCCGGCGCCGTTTTAAAAATACCGCACCGCAAATCTGGCAGGAACTGAAAGAAAAATTTGAACAGGCTTTTCATATACGTAGTGTACTGGAACAGGCCTTTTCCCTGCATTATCAGGCCGCTGTGGTGAATCTGCGAACCCTGTTTCAGGCCACAGCTCAGGCAGATTTCAAAGCCGAGGAATTGCGTCATAGTATGCAGCGCGTATTGTCCAGCCTGAACTATAAGTTATTGACCGGAATTCGCCTGCATGACCAAAGCAAAGCTTATCGCCAGCAATGGCAGCAGCTGTTTCACTCGGCACAACAGCTCGATCGTTCGGGTCTGCTAGAATTTTTAGGTCAGTTTCAGGTGTATTTCGATGGGCTGGAGGATGACTCCTTTATCCAGTTTTTTGAACAGGAAGTGGCCCAGCTCACACGCTCTGCAAGCACTGAATCGCTGAATGTGGACAGTATTTTCCAGACTGCTTTTGATGGCTTGTTGGACGAGATTACAGAAGATATTTTGCTGAACCTGATGCATGACTGGGTACATGACATTCTGGCCACTCCGATTCAGGTAGATTTTGCTTTGGCGCAGCTGGAGGCTAAACAGTATCTGTCAGAATTTCCTTTTTATCTGTCCTTGACCGATGCCCCTTTGCAGATTCGGCAAATCCATCAGCTGTTTCTCGAACATAACATGGTCATGAGCGATTTTAATGAAGCCAAATCGGCGCGGTATCTGACCGGTTCCATCGATCTGGTGTATTTCGATGGTCAGCGCTACCATATTGCCGATTATAAAAGTAACTTCCTCGGACCTGATCAGCAGCACTATAGTGCTGAGGCAATTCAGCAGAATATGAGCCAGTCCAGTTACTGGTTGCAGGCCGCTTTGTATCTGGTGGCGCTGCATCGGTACCTGAGTGCCAATATGCAGGGTTATTCGATTCAGCAGCAATTGGGCGGCGCGACCTATCTGTATTTGCGCGGGATGAATGGACAGGCGCAGCAAGGGGCTTATCATTGGCAACCGAGCCTGGAATTCATAGAAAAACTGGATCAAATATTGGGCTATTTTGAGCAGAAAAAATCAGCATGA